One Parachlamydia sp. AcF125 DNA segment encodes these proteins:
- a CDS encoding DedA family protein, giving the protein MEEILQYACSHAHSAHWFIFLLLMLAGFNVPISEDLCLLTAGTLASTCIPEQTLRLFVWVYMGCWLSASIAYWIGRRLGPRLYDIRWFNRILTPQRIARLHHYYEKFGIFTFIIGRFVPGGARNALFMTAGLGKMHYLKFLLRDGFACLISSSALFYLGYSFGANYAFLIRTFKTYNFIFISILASLITLSLLIVWIKKRRETPII; this is encoded by the coding sequence ATGGAAGAAATCCTCCAGTATGCCTGTTCTCATGCACATTCAGCCCATTGGTTTATCTTTTTGCTTTTAATGCTGGCAGGTTTTAATGTCCCTATCAGTGAAGACCTTTGCCTTTTAACTGCCGGTACATTAGCCAGCACTTGCATTCCGGAGCAAACTTTGCGTTTGTTTGTATGGGTCTATATGGGGTGCTGGCTTTCCGCATCGATTGCGTATTGGATAGGCAGGCGCCTCGGTCCGAGACTCTACGATATCCGTTGGTTTAATAGAATTCTCACTCCCCAGCGTATTGCCAGATTGCATCATTACTATGAAAAGTTTGGTATTTTTACTTTTATCATCGGTCGCTTTGTACCAGGAGGGGCCCGCAATGCTCTGTTCATGACCGCAGGGCTTGGTAAAATGCACTACCTTAAGTTCCTGTTACGCGATGGTTTTGCCTGCTTAATCTCCAGTTCTGCCTTGTTTTATTTAGGCTACAGCTTTGGAGCAAATTATGCCTTTCTTATCCGTACATTTAAAACTTATAATTTTATTTTTATTTCTATTCTTGCCAGCTTAATTACCCTTTCCTTACTCATCGTATGGATCAAAAAAAGAAGAGAAACTCCTATCATTTAG
- the gltX gene encoding glutamate--tRNA ligase has protein sequence MFIMSVRVRIAPSPTGDPHVGTAYMALFNMIFAHHHKGKFILRIEDTDQSRSRPEYEQNIYKALKWSQIEWDEGPDIGGNYGPYRQSERLPLYKEQCDHLLARDGAYKCFCTAEELVEMRELLAKTGGRQGYDRRCRNLSAEEIREKEAAGIPYVVRLKVPLKGECVYEDAIKGRVVFPWTDVDDQVLMKSDGFPTYHLANVVDDHLMEITHVIRGDEWMSSTPKHVLLYELFGWKSPVFMHMPLLLGRDGKKLSKRKNPTSIFFYRDSGYLPEAFINFLSLMGYSMPGDREIYSLEEIVSEFDYKRIGVSGAVFDIQKLDWINQQYLIKNIPEDKLLDRLKEWNFSDAYMRKLMPLCHSRIKTFGEFMELCDFFFINHLRYTPELFTIKGHTPEQACFILQSMIWSMDALEDWGSTGVNQASRIAAEVFGVNHKKVIMPLLFASIMGKNQGPPLFDSVGILGKDLTRARLLNAIEFLGGISNKKMALFKKGWEAKNCADLMKNETA, from the coding sequence ATTTTTATTATGTCAGTACGAGTCCGCATCGCACCCTCTCCGACAGGTGATCCCCACGTCGGGACAGCCTACATGGCTCTATTTAATATGATTTTTGCTCACCATCATAAAGGAAAGTTCATTTTAAGAATTGAAGACACAGACCAAAGTCGCAGCCGCCCCGAATATGAGCAAAATATCTATAAAGCTTTGAAATGGAGCCAAATTGAATGGGATGAAGGACCTGATATCGGGGGTAATTACGGCCCCTATAGGCAATCTGAGCGACTTCCGCTATACAAAGAACAATGTGACCACCTCCTCGCACGAGATGGCGCCTATAAATGCTTTTGCACAGCTGAAGAGCTTGTTGAAATGCGCGAACTTCTTGCAAAAACAGGCGGAAGACAAGGCTATGATCGTCGTTGTCGCAATTTAAGTGCTGAAGAAATTCGAGAAAAAGAAGCTGCAGGCATCCCTTACGTCGTGCGTTTAAAAGTGCCTCTGAAGGGAGAATGTGTATATGAAGATGCCATAAAAGGGCGCGTGGTATTTCCTTGGACAGATGTAGATGACCAAGTTTTAATGAAGTCTGACGGCTTCCCTACCTACCATTTAGCCAACGTAGTAGATGATCATTTGATGGAAATTACTCATGTCATACGGGGTGATGAATGGATGAGCTCTACTCCCAAACACGTTTTGCTATATGAATTGTTTGGTTGGAAATCCCCTGTCTTTATGCATATGCCACTCTTACTAGGTCGGGATGGCAAAAAACTCTCTAAGCGAAAAAATCCCACATCTATTTTCTTTTACCGAGATAGCGGCTATCTCCCTGAAGCCTTTATAAACTTTTTGTCTTTAATGGGCTACAGCATGCCAGGTGATCGAGAAATTTATTCCTTGGAAGAAATTGTCAGCGAGTTTGATTACAAGCGAATTGGGGTTTCAGGGGCCGTCTTTGATATTCAAAAGCTCGATTGGATTAACCAACAATACCTTATCAAAAATATCCCTGAAGATAAGCTTTTAGACCGTCTTAAAGAGTGGAATTTTAGCGATGCTTATATGCGCAAGCTCATGCCCTTGTGCCACTCTCGAATTAAAACTTTCGGGGAGTTTATGGAATTGTGCGATTTCTTTTTTATTAATCACCTTCGCTATACCCCGGAACTTTTTACAATCAAAGGCCATACCCCCGAACAAGCGTGCTTCATCCTACAATCGATGATTTGGAGCATGGATGCGTTAGAAGATTGGGGTAGTACAGGTGTAAACCAGGCTTCCCGTATAGCAGCAGAGGTCTTTGGGGTAAACCATAAAAAAGTGATTATGCCTCTTTTATTTGCAAGCATTATGGGAAAAAACCAAGGTCCTCCTCTTTTTGATTCCGTGGGAATTTTGGGAAAAGACTTAACACGGGCTCGCCTTTTGAATGCGATTGAATTCCTAGGCGGAATTTCTAACAAAAAAATGGCTCTTTTTAAGAAAGGATGGGAGGCAAAAAATTGTGCAGATCTTATGAAAAATGAAACTGCATAA
- a CDS encoding helix-turn-helix domain-containing protein: MPKNKESQKNPSGKKIVSITEAAKLNKVTRQAIYVAIKLNKLKAQKETTRWTINLEDLEAYRKQKYSRTKSMYNGELLFDNNRGFFSVNQVAKMLNVPAQKIYYATRIGILKAHRKGAAWVIHAEDVDAYKESYLSKKSSRRKAS; encoded by the coding sequence ATGCCTAAAAATAAAGAAAGCCAAAAAAATCCCAGTGGAAAAAAAATTGTTTCAATTACAGAAGCAGCGAAGTTAAATAAAGTCACCAGACAAGCTATCTATGTTGCAATTAAATTAAACAAGCTTAAAGCCCAAAAAGAAACCACACGATGGACTATTAATCTTGAAGATTTAGAAGCTTATCGCAAACAAAAATACTCGAGAACAAAATCCATGTACAATGGCGAGTTATTGTTTGATAACAACAGAGGCTTCTTTTCTGTTAATCAAGTAGCAAAAATGCTGAACGTGCCGGCCCAAAAAATTTACTACGCGACCCGGATTGGAATCTTAAAAGCACACCGTAAAGGCGCAGCTTGGGTGATCCATGCGGAAGATGTAGATGCCTATAAAGAAAGCTATTTGAGCAAGAAAAGCAGCCGCCGCAAAGCGAGCTAA
- a CDS encoding S41 family peptidase, protein MRISPLFRFIYALFVFCAFSSMEGKLPEITPEIAHAKLEEIMKSHASHHQLTPPLIQRILANYLEELDPTKTYFIQADISPWLHLYDAQIERILADYQNRQFTVFEQAQTKMVEAIHRRRLLDQQVDTQHLPTHVSPEEFKEMQWAKDEQELLTRLSRIKALQVESVAKLTHELKEKSLQRIKKRQEKYEEEILNSNPEEFKKRILTTFLKASASALDSHTAYFTPDEATEFMITVQQRLLGIGAQLRDDLNGFTVVKIIEGGPAALGKELKTKDRIIAVDGEPVVGMDITNAVELIRGHEGTPVILTVIRESNENGHPVEQKLDIPILRGEVVLKETRYEASYDPFGSGVIGYLRLYSFYQDPESSSAADLENEIKKMQKEHKLQGIILDLRYNSGGMLSQAVNVTGLFITKGVVVTIKDSSGKIQHLRNLETRTTWDGPLIVLINRASASASEIVAQTLQDYGRAIIVGDDHSYGKGSFQTFTLNSNAIDSVNPQGEYKVTRGRYYTVSGKTPQLNGVYADIIVPGALSEAEIGEKFAKFPLESDRIKENFDDDLADIPPAQRAKIRMLYKFDLQPKLATYTKYLETLRTNSTYRIEHNKNFQAFLKDLKKKEKNMPPNEEEEESSFGQNDLQLTETYNIMKDLILMISNK, encoded by the coding sequence ATGAGAATTTCACCCCTATTTCGATTTATCTATGCGCTTTTTGTTTTTTGCGCCTTTTCGTCTATGGAAGGAAAACTTCCAGAAATTACTCCCGAAATTGCGCACGCAAAACTAGAAGAAATCATGAAATCTCACGCTTCTCATCACCAACTAACGCCCCCCTTAATTCAGCGTATCTTGGCTAACTACCTAGAAGAATTAGACCCCACTAAAACTTACTTTATTCAAGCAGATATTTCCCCCTGGCTACACCTCTATGACGCCCAAATTGAGCGCATCCTTGCAGACTACCAAAATCGGCAATTCACTGTATTTGAACAAGCCCAAACAAAAATGGTGGAAGCCATCCATCGTCGACGCCTTTTAGACCAGCAAGTTGATACTCAGCATCTCCCCACTCACGTAAGTCCAGAAGAATTTAAAGAGATGCAATGGGCAAAAGATGAACAAGAACTTCTCACTCGTTTATCTCGCATTAAAGCCCTCCAAGTTGAGAGTGTGGCAAAATTAACCCACGAACTAAAAGAAAAATCGCTTCAAAGAATCAAAAAGCGGCAGGAGAAATATGAAGAAGAAATTCTAAATTCTAATCCTGAAGAATTCAAAAAGCGCATTCTAACAACCTTCTTAAAAGCCAGCGCCTCTGCTCTAGACTCTCATACAGCTTATTTTACCCCCGATGAAGCCACGGAATTTATGATCACTGTGCAACAAAGGTTGTTAGGGATTGGGGCGCAATTAAGGGACGACCTTAATGGGTTCACAGTTGTTAAGATTATTGAAGGAGGACCTGCAGCTCTCGGAAAAGAGCTAAAAACCAAAGATCGGATTATTGCCGTCGATGGAGAGCCCGTTGTCGGGATGGACATTACAAATGCTGTAGAATTGATTCGGGGCCATGAAGGAACGCCTGTTATTTTAACAGTGATTCGAGAGAGCAACGAAAATGGCCATCCTGTTGAACAAAAGCTCGATATTCCCATTTTGCGTGGAGAAGTGGTTCTCAAAGAAACACGTTACGAAGCTTCTTACGACCCGTTTGGAAGTGGGGTGATCGGCTACTTAAGACTTTATTCATTTTATCAAGATCCTGAAAGTTCATCCGCAGCCGATTTGGAAAATGAAATAAAAAAAATGCAAAAAGAACATAAACTTCAAGGGATTATACTGGACCTGCGTTATAACTCCGGTGGCATGCTTTCCCAAGCTGTGAATGTCACAGGCTTGTTTATTACAAAAGGGGTGGTCGTTACCATTAAAGATAGCAGTGGGAAAATTCAACATCTTCGTAATTTGGAAACTAGAACAACCTGGGATGGTCCTTTAATCGTGTTAATTAATCGAGCTAGCGCTTCTGCCTCTGAAATTGTGGCGCAAACGTTGCAAGATTATGGTCGAGCTATTATTGTGGGGGATGATCATAGTTATGGGAAAGGATCTTTTCAAACTTTTACCCTCAATTCAAATGCGATAGATTCTGTGAATCCGCAAGGAGAATACAAGGTGACGCGCGGGCGCTATTACACTGTCTCTGGCAAAACTCCTCAATTGAATGGAGTGTATGCCGACATTATTGTTCCCGGAGCTCTTTCAGAAGCTGAAATCGGAGAAAAATTTGCGAAATTTCCCCTTGAAAGTGATCGCATTAAAGAAAACTTTGACGATGATCTCGCAGATATCCCCCCCGCACAACGTGCGAAAATTCGGATGCTCTATAAATTCGATCTTCAGCCTAAATTGGCAACCTACACTAAATACTTAGAAACCCTCCGCACAAATTCTACTTATCGGATTGAACACAATAAGAATTTTCAAGCCTTCTTGAAAGACCTAAAAAAGAAAGAAAAAAACATGCCTCCAAATGAGGAGGAAGAAGAGAGCTCGTTTGGGCAAAACGACTTACAGCTAACTGAAACCTATAATATCATGAAAGATCTGATTTTAATGATATCCAATAAATGA
- a CDS encoding CDP-alcohol phosphatidyltransferase family protein, translating into MFTLPNLISLTRIPLALVFLQENIFYRIAALILAMLSDALDGYYARRYHLCSQIGTMLDPLMDKLFVIFIISILVQENAPVTTRELVAFFCRDLAVITYTCYLIATNRLSQHRVRSIWCGKISTFLQFLVLIALSLQIPVPPIAFSLFLLLGVLALFELYFYSKTREKSAI; encoded by the coding sequence ATGTTCACCCTTCCAAACCTTATTTCATTAACTCGAATTCCCTTAGCCCTTGTATTTTTGCAGGAAAACATTTTTTATCGGATTGCCGCGCTGATTTTAGCCATGTTGAGCGATGCTTTAGATGGATACTATGCGCGGCGTTACCATCTTTGCAGCCAAATAGGCACCATGCTAGATCCCTTGATGGATAAGCTTTTTGTCATTTTCATCATTAGCATTCTTGTGCAAGAAAATGCTCCTGTTACCACGAGGGAGCTTGTGGCTTTCTTTTGCCGAGATTTAGCTGTTATTACTTATACCTGTTATTTAATTGCGACCAATCGGCTCAGCCAGCACCGCGTGAGATCCATTTGGTGTGGAAAAATTTCTACTTTTCTCCAATTCCTGGTCTTGATTGCTTTATCTTTACAAATCCCAGTTCCCCCTATCGCTTTCTCCCTCTTTCTTTTACTAGGGGTTCTAGCCTTATTTGAACTTTATTTTTATTCCAAGACACGCGAAAAATCAGCCATTTAA
- a CDS encoding Hsp70 family protein, whose amino-acid sequence MRYIIGIDLGTTNSCVSYVDTYNPKLAVETFRIPQLTAVGFVEAQSILPSFCYLSLPHEWPVGSFDLPWKKDSQFAVGKFAQIQGEKTPNRSVQSAKSWLCHSSASRRDKILPFETSEGIEKISPVTASSRYLQHIREAWNFLMGKGNPEDEFESQEIILTVPASFDEVARSLTVEAAKQAGFISMTLLEEPQAAFYCWISAHEKKWQQRFKKGDCILVCDVGGGTTDFSLIEVVTKEEQLAFQRMAVGDHLLLGGDNMDAALAYYLENKLQIELTPLQRLQLNYQAKHAKEQLLEATVEEGASYACVLQGTGSKVIQGSRHIPITKKEVEKLLGEGFFQVYPWEEAIQLKRGTSFRTMGLPYEAEPSITKHLAHFLQKASSIRKEMKSPNFVLVNGGTMKPSLFQKAVMDSLAAWFPQQQVELLTSPSLDLAVSRGAAYYGKARRGLGVKIAGGVPRGYYLGIEAKAANETSVFKALCLLPRGSEEGAHFEPTETFWLLPNKPVSFQLYSSEVRLEDQQGELIEVDPKELHPLPPIHTILRFGKSGEEQKIPVRLQISLTAIGTLELWLRSEKTAHEWALEFQVRTAAGQEDSLLGMQKARSDEIYDRQFLKKGNDLLVELFTGLNQASKEIMEKLENVLEKPRAEWSPSILRNFWATLAAQAPQRKRSEELEKRWWNLAGYLLRPGFGYPLDDFRIKDLWKIILEDFKRPKGDDVQIQMWICFRRIAGGLSKGQQIQLSNELLAFIWNKRTHTFEIKGRKFLYQYAEKIRALASFEWLDVPLKIKLGEALLKRIIAGEGEAYDYWALGRIGARHLFYGSSAHVVPREICTGWVKTLLSLDQKDLRPYLFAILQLARKTNHPELNLANEVIQQVERVLDKELHAVELKRLLQNEGMASQEDRDRIFGEQLPHGLTMELS is encoded by the coding sequence ATGCGTTATATTATTGGCATAGATTTAGGCACAACAAATAGTTGTGTTTCCTATGTGGATACCTATAATCCCAAATTAGCGGTGGAGACTTTCCGCATTCCACAGCTGACAGCTGTTGGATTTGTAGAAGCCCAATCCATTTTACCCTCTTTTTGCTATCTTAGCTTGCCTCATGAGTGGCCTGTAGGCAGTTTTGATCTCCCCTGGAAAAAAGACAGCCAGTTTGCCGTAGGAAAATTTGCTCAAATTCAGGGAGAAAAAACGCCAAATCGAAGTGTACAGTCTGCTAAAAGTTGGTTATGCCATTCGTCGGCTAGCCGGCGCGACAAAATTCTCCCTTTTGAAACTTCCGAGGGGATTGAAAAAATCAGCCCTGTCACCGCCTCTTCCCGCTATCTTCAGCATATTCGGGAAGCTTGGAATTTTCTGATGGGAAAAGGAAACCCGGAAGACGAATTCGAATCGCAAGAAATTATTTTAACTGTCCCAGCCTCTTTTGATGAAGTGGCCCGCTCTCTTACCGTGGAAGCTGCAAAACAAGCGGGTTTTATTTCCATGACCTTGCTCGAAGAGCCTCAGGCTGCTTTTTATTGTTGGATTTCCGCGCATGAAAAAAAATGGCAGCAAAGGTTCAAAAAAGGGGATTGCATTTTAGTTTGCGATGTAGGGGGAGGCACCACCGATTTTAGCTTAATTGAAGTGGTCACTAAAGAGGAGCAACTTGCTTTTCAAAGGATGGCAGTTGGCGATCATCTGCTCTTAGGGGGGGATAACATGGACGCTGCCTTAGCTTATTATTTAGAAAACAAGCTGCAGATTGAGCTCACCCCTTTACAGCGCCTGCAATTAAATTATCAAGCGAAACATGCTAAAGAACAATTATTGGAAGCTACAGTAGAAGAAGGGGCTAGCTATGCTTGTGTCTTGCAGGGAACAGGATCTAAAGTTATCCAAGGAAGCCGGCATATTCCCATCACGAAAAAAGAAGTTGAAAAGCTTTTGGGAGAAGGATTTTTTCAGGTCTATCCTTGGGAAGAGGCCATTCAGCTAAAGCGGGGAACATCGTTTCGAACCATGGGACTTCCTTATGAGGCAGAGCCCTCTATTACCAAACATCTCGCCCATTTTTTACAAAAAGCCTCATCCATTCGTAAAGAAATGAAATCCCCTAATTTTGTTTTAGTGAATGGGGGAACGATGAAGCCTTCCTTGTTTCAAAAGGCTGTCATGGATTCTCTTGCAGCTTGGTTTCCCCAACAACAGGTAGAATTGCTAACTTCTCCTTCTTTAGATTTAGCGGTTTCAAGAGGGGCTGCTTATTACGGAAAGGCGCGCAGAGGTCTTGGTGTTAAGATTGCTGGAGGAGTACCGCGAGGTTACTATTTAGGAATTGAAGCAAAAGCGGCCAATGAAACATCTGTTTTTAAAGCTCTCTGCTTATTGCCCAGAGGATCGGAAGAAGGGGCGCATTTCGAGCCAACAGAGACCTTCTGGCTTTTGCCTAATAAGCCTGTCTCTTTTCAATTATATAGCAGTGAGGTTAGGCTTGAAGACCAACAGGGAGAACTTATTGAAGTAGACCCTAAAGAATTGCATCCTCTTCCTCCCATCCATACCATTCTCCGCTTTGGCAAAAGTGGGGAAGAACAAAAAATCCCCGTACGTTTGCAAATTTCTTTAACGGCCATTGGAACGCTAGAACTTTGGTTAAGATCGGAAAAAACCGCTCACGAATGGGCGCTGGAATTTCAAGTGCGTACGGCAGCCGGGCAGGAGGATAGCTTGCTTGGCATGCAGAAAGCGCGATCAGATGAAATTTATGATAGGCAATTTCTTAAAAAGGGGAATGATTTGCTTGTCGAATTGTTTACCGGTCTTAATCAAGCTTCGAAAGAGATTATGGAAAAATTGGAAAATGTCCTTGAAAAGCCTCGAGCCGAGTGGTCGCCAAGTATCTTGAGAAATTTCTGGGCAACCTTGGCCGCGCAAGCTCCCCAGCGCAAACGCTCAGAAGAATTAGAAAAGCGATGGTGGAACTTGGCGGGATATTTGCTGCGCCCAGGGTTTGGCTACCCGTTAGATGATTTTCGGATCAAAGATCTGTGGAAAATCATTTTGGAGGATTTTAAACGCCCTAAAGGGGACGACGTTCAGATTCAGATGTGGATTTGCTTTCGACGGATTGCAGGAGGGCTGAGTAAAGGACAGCAGATCCAGTTAAGCAATGAACTTTTAGCGTTTATTTGGAATAAACGCACCCATACGTTTGAGATTAAAGGAAGAAAATTTCTTTACCAATACGCCGAAAAAATACGGGCTCTTGCCTCTTTTGAATGGTTAGACGTGCCCCTAAAAATCAAACTTGGAGAAGCTTTACTGAAACGGATTATTGCCGGAGAAGGGGAGGCTTATGATTACTGGGCTTTAGGGAGAATAGGGGCAAGGCATTTATTTTATGGCTCAAGTGCGCATGTGGTTCCAAGGGAGATTTGTACAGGCTGGGTGAAAACCTTGTTATCACTTGACCAAAAAGATTTGCGTCCTTATTTGTTTGCTATTTTGCAGTTAGCTAGAAAGACAAATCACCCTGAATTGAATCTGGCAAATGAGGTCATTCAACAAGTGGAGAGGGTTTTAGATAAAGAATTGCATGCCGTTGAATTAAAGCGCTTATTGCAAAATGAGGGCATGGCTAGCCAAGAAGACCGGGATAGAATTTTTGGCGAACAGCTCCCCCATGGGCTTACCATGGAGCTGTCTTAG
- a CDS encoding cation-translocating P-type ATPase, with product MLRDKKFVWLLIICCLVGILEFLSLAHIHLPVHIEIPVLTLIILGIGYQTLWHGFKALITFDFKNINALMLIAVCGAFYLGKYEEAAVVIVLYTLAEKLEDIGIEKSQSALGALIDKMPKVVSLKQNNLQVPIDQVKVGEIILIRPSDLIPLDGKVVAGNSYVDETSITGEPIPKDKFPGDPVFAGTLNKQGVLEVEVTKAAQDTTFAKIKELTFQATQVKANTQKFIEKFSQYYTPFIIVIAFFLVFIPIAFYNEPFDTWLLRGLALIVIACPCALVISTPVSIYSAIGNASSQGALIKGGRFLEAIGQIKAIALDKTRTLTYGQPVVTDIIPFGNHSKEHLLECAAGIEIFSEHPLAQSIVNAAKEEKLSLHAVKNFQSVVGKGAKADCLVCGDTHHCIGKLPFILEEHTVPQEVVEVVENLQKQGKTSIVIATHQAVEGVIALADRIRPESKPLVEGLKQLRIQPIMLTGDHPSPAKITAEEVGIPEVKASLLPEDKASAIRDLIYKYETVAMVGDGVNDAPALALSNVGISIGSLGSDAALEAASIVLLNDRLDVIPYLVKLGRRTIRTIQFNTALAIFIKLIFIALALFGMSNLALAIFADVGVTLIVMLISLRLSK from the coding sequence ATGCTTCGAGATAAAAAATTTGTTTGGTTATTAATCATATGCTGCCTTGTCGGAATTCTTGAGTTTCTTTCTTTGGCACATATCCACTTACCCGTGCATATTGAAATTCCTGTCTTAACTCTCATTATCTTAGGCATAGGCTATCAAACCCTTTGGCATGGATTTAAGGCTCTGATTACCTTTGATTTTAAAAACATCAATGCCTTGATGCTGATCGCGGTTTGTGGCGCTTTTTATTTAGGGAAATATGAAGAAGCTGCAGTAGTGATCGTGCTTTACACCCTAGCGGAAAAACTAGAAGATATAGGGATTGAAAAAAGCCAATCCGCTTTAGGCGCTTTAATCGACAAAATGCCTAAAGTAGTATCTTTAAAACAAAACAATTTACAGGTCCCAATCGACCAAGTGAAAGTGGGAGAAATCATCCTTATCAGGCCTTCTGATCTGATCCCCCTAGATGGCAAAGTCGTGGCAGGCAATTCCTACGTAGACGAAACGTCCATTACCGGTGAGCCTATCCCCAAAGATAAGTTTCCCGGGGATCCAGTGTTTGCAGGCACATTAAATAAGCAAGGCGTGTTAGAAGTGGAAGTGACTAAAGCAGCTCAAGATACCACCTTTGCTAAAATCAAAGAGCTGACTTTTCAAGCTACACAAGTCAAAGCCAACACTCAAAAGTTTATTGAAAAATTTTCTCAGTATTATACGCCTTTCATCATTGTGATAGCGTTTTTTTTAGTTTTTATCCCTATCGCATTTTATAATGAGCCCTTCGATACGTGGCTTTTACGCGGGCTTGCATTAATTGTGATTGCTTGTCCCTGTGCTTTGGTCATTTCAACACCCGTTTCCATCTACTCCGCTATTGGCAACGCTTCCTCTCAAGGAGCTTTAATTAAAGGGGGAAGGTTCCTTGAAGCCATTGGCCAGATCAAAGCTATTGCATTAGATAAAACTCGTACACTGACCTACGGACAGCCCGTTGTGACCGATATCATTCCTTTTGGCAATCACTCGAAAGAGCATCTTTTAGAATGTGCAGCTGGAATTGAGATTTTTTCTGAGCACCCCCTTGCCCAAAGTATTGTCAATGCCGCTAAAGAGGAAAAATTATCCCTGCATGCAGTTAAGAATTTTCAAAGTGTTGTAGGTAAAGGAGCCAAGGCAGATTGCCTTGTTTGCGGTGATACCCATCATTGCATTGGGAAGCTACCCTTCATATTGGAAGAACATACCGTTCCTCAAGAAGTGGTGGAGGTGGTTGAAAATTTACAAAAACAAGGTAAAACCTCCATTGTGATAGCCACTCATCAAGCTGTGGAAGGGGTGATTGCCTTGGCAGACCGAATAAGACCTGAAAGTAAACCCCTAGTTGAAGGGCTCAAGCAGCTGCGCATCCAACCTATTATGCTAACAGGAGATCATCCTTCACCTGCCAAAATCACGGCAGAGGAAGTAGGCATTCCCGAGGTTAAGGCCAGCCTATTACCAGAAGATAAAGCTTCGGCTATACGCGATTTGATTTATAAATACGAAACGGTTGCCATGGTAGGGGATGGGGTCAATGACGCCCCTGCATTAGCCCTCTCAAACGTGGGGATTTCAATTGGTTCCCTGGGCAGCGATGCTGCTCTTGAAGCCGCCTCGATTGTGCTATTAAATGACCGCTTAGACGTGATCCCTTATTTAGTCAAACTAGGCAGAAGGACAATTCGCACTATTCAATTCAACACTGCGCTCGCGATTTTTATTAAATTAATTTTTATCGCCCTGGCACTTTTTGGAATGAGCAACCTCGCCCTCGCCATTTTTGCGGATGTGGGTGTCACGCTGATTGTCATGTTGATCAGTTTGCGTCTTTCAAAGTAA